One Coccinella septempunctata chromosome 1, icCocSept1.1, whole genome shotgun sequence DNA window includes the following coding sequences:
- the LOC123317646 gene encoding uncharacterized protein LOC123317646 isoform X1 produces the protein MDSFFLHLLRDPPLTYGQLAIHIIKKLCKTSSKRIDLIFDKCVLPSIKDIERDRRAGLLGRNDVFSIIGEEQRQPNDFLQALRSDSFKAEFVKFLVKHWKTSIPPGILGNKILRVNCEDTCYMFDEIDGLVKCEIDQILYSSHHEADTRILFHISNLPDSTNVVIRASDTDILVIAVGNVHKLRNKVDIWIETGLHSKNTLRYISINDIYTNLGDVLSKALPAYHAFTGSDYTASFARKGKIKPFRIIEEYPNIANIFASFEHSQEISEEQIQGIEKFVCCMYGRHNANSVDKVRLDLFLRNHGGFVSQAKNPLDKVKNFDGSLMPPCKKVLINKIKRMNQVCAIWNYATEAHPNFFDPERHAWRLVDGRYEVEWFIGPQTPSTLREICEFPTPDIDEEDEVFHSASSDEE, from the coding sequence GACCCTCCTCTTACTTATGGTCAATTGGCAATTCATATTATTAAAAAGTTATGCAAGACTTCAAGCAAAAGAATAGACCTTATTTTTGATAAGTGTGTGCTGCCATCGATAAAAGATATCGAAAGAGACAGGAGAGCAGGATTATTGGGAAGAAATGACGTGTTCAGTATTATTGGAGAAGAGCAAAGGCAGCCTAACGATTTTTTGCAAGCATTGAGGAGTGACTCGTTTAAAGCCGAATTTGTGAAATTTTTAGTGAAACACTGGAAAACAAGTATTCCTCCGGGTATTTTGGGAAACAAAATTCTTCGCGTAAATTGTGAAGATACATGTTACATGTTTGATGAGATTGACGGACTTGTGAAATGTGAGATTGATCAGATTCTATATTCTAGTCATCATGAAGCTGATACAAGAATTCTATTCCACATATCAAATTTACCGGACAGTACAAATGTGGTTATACGTGCCTCAGATACTGATATATTAGTAATAGCAGTAGGAAATGTGCACAAACTGAGGAATAAAGTGGATATTTGGATAGAAACTGGACTTCACTCAAAAAATACTCTCAGATACATTTCTATTAACGATATATATACAAATTTAGGAGACGTACTTTCTAAAGCATTACCTGCCTATCATGCTTTCACGGGCAGTGATTATACAGCATCATTCGCTCGCAAGGGTAAGATTAAGCCTTTTAGGATTATTGAAGAGTATCCCAATATTGCCAACATTTTTGCTTCTTTTGAGCATTCACAGGAAATATCAGAAGAGCAAATTCAAGgcattgaaaaatttgtatGCTGTATGTATGGCAGGCATAACGCCAATAGTGTAGATAAAGTGAGGCTAGATTTGTTTCTTAGAAACCATGGTGGCTTTGTTTCTCAAGCAAAAAATCCATTGGACAAAGTGAAGAATTTTGATGGAAGCTTGATGCCACCTTGTAAAAAGGtgcttataaataaaataaaaaggaTGAATCAAGTTTGCGCTATCTGGAATTACGCCACAGAAGCTCATCCGAATTTTTTTGATCCTGAAAGACATGCATGGCGTCTAGTTGATGGAAGATACGAAGTGGAATGGTTTATTGGACCACAAACCCCTTCTACACTTCGAGAAATTTGTGAATTCCCAACTCCAGATATAGATGAGGAAGATGAAGTGTTCCACAGCGCAAGTAGTGATGAAGAGTAA